From Triticum urartu cultivar G1812 chromosome 2, Tu2.1, whole genome shotgun sequence, a single genomic window includes:
- the LOC125541134 gene encoding cold shock-like protein CspC, producing the protein MQITGKVKWFNESKGFGFITPDDGSKDVFVHFSAIHGNGFKTLAEGQRVEFEIQDGQKGPSAVNVKALELEEDKRISSKL; encoded by the coding sequence ATGCAGATTACTGGTAAGGTGAAGTGGTTCAACGAATCCAAGGGGTTCGGCTTCATCACCCCCGACGACGGCAGCAAGGACGTCTTCGTCCACTTCAGCGCAATCCATGGCAACGGCTTCAAGACCCTCGCCGAGGGCCAGCGTGTCGAATTCGAAATTCAAGACGGCCAAAAAGGCCCGTCCGCCGTCAATGTCAAGGCTCTAGAGCTAGAGGAGGATAAAAGGATTTCGAGCAAATTGTAA